One window of the Streptomyces sp. TS71-3 genome contains the following:
- a CDS encoding putative protein N(5)-glutamine methyltransferase has product MSETHSHSSPAASGPPASGAAGARSAAPGLGHAAITGVLRASGCVFAEDEADLLLAEARTPDELAAMVERRARGLPLEHVLGWAEFRGLRITVAPGVFVPRRRTEFLVGRAVALAPPRAVIVDLCCGSGALAAALGAAVPGAELHAADVDPAAVRCARLNLPGGTVHEGDLFDPLPEGLRGRVDVLTANVPYVPTADMALLPQEARVHEPPVALDGGSDGLHVLRRVAARAPLWLAPGGHVLIETSTRQAPSAVAAFTSGGLVAEVAAEEELGATVVIGTRPAAAVD; this is encoded by the coding sequence ATGTCCGAAACCCACTCCCACTCCTCCCCCGCCGCCTCCGGTCCGCCCGCTTCAGGCGCCGCCGGGGCGCGTTCCGCCGCGCCCGGACTCGGCCATGCGGCGATCACCGGCGTGCTGCGCGCCTCCGGCTGCGTCTTCGCCGAGGACGAGGCGGACCTGCTGCTCGCCGAGGCCCGCACGCCGGACGAACTGGCCGCCATGGTGGAACGGCGCGCCAGGGGCCTCCCGCTGGAGCACGTCCTCGGCTGGGCCGAGTTCCGCGGCCTGCGGATCACCGTGGCCCCCGGGGTCTTCGTGCCCCGGCGCCGAACCGAGTTCCTGGTGGGCCGGGCCGTCGCGCTCGCGCCGCCGCGTGCGGTGATCGTCGATCTGTGCTGCGGCTCGGGGGCGCTGGCCGCCGCGCTCGGCGCGGCCGTGCCGGGCGCCGAGCTGCACGCCGCCGACGTGGACCCGGCGGCCGTACGGTGTGCCCGCCTCAACCTGCCGGGCGGTACCGTCCACGAGGGCGATCTGTTCGATCCGCTCCCCGAGGGGCTGCGCGGTCGCGTCGACGTCCTCACCGCCAACGTGCCGTACGTGCCCACCGCCGACATGGCCCTGCTCCCCCAGGAGGCCCGCGTCCACGAGCCGCCGGTCGCCCTGGACGGCGGCTCCGACGGGCTCCACGTGCTGCGGCGGGTGGCCGCGCGGGCGCCGCTCTGGCTGGCGCCCGGCGGTCATGTGCTGATCGAGACCAGCACGCGCCAGGCCCCGTCGGCCGTGGCGGCCTTCACGTCCGGCGGCCTCGTGGCGGAGGTGGCCGCCGAGGAGGAGCTCGGGGCGACCGTGGTCATCGGCACGCGGCCCGCGGCAGCCGTGGACTAG